The following proteins come from a genomic window of Terriglobia bacterium:
- the mce gene encoding methylmalonyl-CoA epimerase encodes MSLRLDHVGIAVRSLEDRLRFWSGALGLEVEGIETIESEGVRVAFLRAGEARLELIEPLREDSPIGRHLDRRGEGIHHLTLEADDLDAAVKGAVRGGAEVLGGGARPGAGGREVAFLHPRSCGGVLVEVASASRPAEPARLGPGQPVLLYLRDPQEKLWGVLRGLDTTGITIEGVDLASFDDWVVQVERGSSTAVGPSLLFFPMQRVERVLLDRPSGDLPSLADRFRKRTGRSVRDVLG; translated from the coding sequence ATGAGCCTCAGGCTCGATCACGTCGGGATCGCGGTCCGGAGCCTCGAAGACCGGCTGCGGTTCTGGAGCGGGGCGCTCGGGCTCGAGGTGGAGGGGATCGAGACGATCGAGAGCGAGGGGGTTCGCGTGGCGTTCCTCCGCGCCGGCGAAGCCCGTCTGGAGCTGATCGAGCCGCTCCGCGAGGACTCGCCGATCGGCCGCCATCTGGATAGGAGGGGCGAGGGGATCCACCACCTGACCCTCGAGGCGGACGATCTCGACGCGGCCGTCAAGGGCGCGGTGCGCGGCGGCGCGGAAGTGCTCGGTGGGGGCGCGCGCCCCGGTGCCGGCGGTCGGGAGGTGGCGTTCCTCCACCCGAGGTCGTGCGGCGGGGTTCTCGTCGAGGTCGCCTCCGCCTCGCGCCCGGCGGAGCCCGCGAGGCTCGGGCCGGGCCAGCCGGTGCTCCTCTACCTCAGGGACCCGCAGGAGAAGCTCTGGGGGGTGCTCCGGGGGCTCGACACGACCGGCATCACGATCGAGGGGGTCGACCTCGCGTCGTTCGATGACTGGGTCGTGCAGGTGGAGCGCGGTTCTTCCACCGCGGTGGGCCCGTCGCTGCTGTTCTTCCCGATGCAACGGGTGGAGCGGGTGCTCCTCGACCGTCCGAGCGGGGACCTGCCGTCGCTGGCCGACCGCTTCCGCAAGCGGACCGGTCGGTCCGTCCGCGACGTGCTGGGCTGA
- the meaB gene encoding methylmalonyl Co-A mutase-associated GTPase MeaB, with protein sequence MEESAARSDLVRRLAGGDPRALARAISLAEESAPAAPVLLREAFPLSGGATIVGVTGAPGAGKSSLVDRLVGRLRAAGRRVGVIAVDPSSAYSGGAILGDRVRMQDHANDPGVFIRSMATRGHLGGLSRTAGDAIDLMDAAGFDPILVETVGVGQDEVEIARAADVVAVVLVPGMGDDIQAIKAGILEIADVFVINKADRPDADRLDTELRTMMSLAPDDGRPRPPIFRTIAVRDEGIDDLLAGFLRFVEGQGPARRAVRRRERAEARFRAILYERLVGGVLARVLPGESFRAAVDEIAERRTDPYTAVERILSRVEVR encoded by the coding sequence ATGGAAGAGAGCGCGGCGCGATCCGACCTCGTCCGGCGCCTGGCCGGCGGCGACCCGCGCGCGCTGGCCCGGGCGATCAGCCTCGCCGAGGAGTCCGCGCCGGCGGCCCCCGTCCTGTTGCGCGAGGCGTTCCCGCTCTCGGGCGGGGCGACGATCGTCGGGGTCACGGGGGCCCCCGGGGCGGGGAAGTCCAGCCTCGTCGACCGGCTCGTGGGTCGGCTCAGGGCCGCGGGGCGCCGGGTGGGCGTGATCGCCGTGGATCCCAGCAGCGCCTACTCGGGCGGAGCGATCCTCGGCGACCGGGTCCGCATGCAGGACCACGCGAACGACCCCGGCGTGTTCATCCGCTCCATGGCGACGCGCGGGCACCTCGGCGGCCTCTCTCGGACCGCGGGGGACGCCATCGATCTCATGGACGCCGCGGGCTTCGATCCGATCCTGGTGGAGACGGTGGGCGTCGGGCAGGACGAGGTGGAGATCGCCCGCGCCGCGGACGTGGTCGCCGTGGTTCTCGTCCCCGGAATGGGGGACGACATCCAGGCCATCAAGGCCGGGATCCTCGAGATCGCCGACGTCTTCGTGATCAACAAGGCCGACCGACCGGATGCCGACCGCCTCGACACCGAGCTGCGGACGATGATGTCCCTCGCCCCGGATGACGGCAGGCCGAGGCCTCCGATCTTCCGGACGATCGCGGTGCGGGACGAGGGGATCGACGATCTCCTCGCGGGGTTCCTTCGGTTCGTGGAGGGGCAGGGCCCCGCGAGGCGCGCCGTGCGGAGGCGCGAGCGCGCCGAGGCGCGGTTCCGGGCGATCCTGTACGAGAGGCTGGTCGGGGGAGTGCTCGCCCGGGTCCTCCCCGGAGAGTCGTTCCGCGCCGCGGTGGACGAGATCGCGGAGCGCCGGACCGACCCGTACACCGCGGTGGAGCGGATCCTCTCGCGGGTGGAGGTGCGATGA